In the Oryzias latipes chromosome 9, ASM223467v1 genome, one interval contains:
- the serinc5 gene encoding serine incorporator 5 isoform X1, protein MCTPCCVSQLACCCGAAACSCCCNCCPKIKQSTGTRLMYALYFLLVTFICAAMMSPTVEEELRKKIPFFSELCVKMKAGENCSTLVGFSAVYKMCFGMACFFLFFCILTIRVRNSTGWRSAIHNGFWLLKFALLVGCCAAAFFLPDEDNFLKVWRCIGATGGVFFLFIQLLMLVEFAHRWNTNWSSGVEYNRLWYAALAFVTLVLFTIAVGALAFMGMYYTHPEACLYNKIFLGINGSLCLVVSMLAISPFIQKLQPKSGLLQPAVISVYVMYLTFSAFSSKPKEVVEIDGGNTTVCVFPFNTGSESDKKIVTVVGGFFLVGCIIYSCLTSTTRRSSAALRVYRNSEPEAERARCFFCCGDDTEDYDEEKTGSGQDVIYDEKETTIYNYSYFHFVFFLGSLYVMMAVTNWFHYDGHRIEKLLDGSWSVFWLKMASCWVCLFLYLMTLIAPLMCPKRFEA, encoded by the exons ATGTGTACCCCGTGCTGTGTCTCGCAG CTGGCCTGCTGCTGTGGAGCAGCGGCCTGCTCATGCTGCTGTAACTGCTGTCCGAAGATTAAGCAATCCACGGGAACCAGATTAATGTACGCATTGTATTTCCTGTTGGtcactttcatctgtgctgccATGATGTCCCCCACTGTGGAAGAGGAGCTGAGGAAAAAG ATACCGTTCTTCAGCGAGCTTTGTGTGAAGATGAAAGCGGGGGAGAACTGCAGCACTCTTGTTGGATTCTCAGCTGTTTACAAGATGTGCTTTGGAATGGCttgcttcttcctttttttctgtatccTCACCATACGAGTCAGAAACAGCACAGGCTGGAGGTCAGCCATTCATAACGG ATTTTGGTTATTGAAGTTTGCTTTGTTGGTGGGTTGCTGCGCTGCGGCATTCTTCCTGCCAGACGAGGACAACTTTTTGAAAG TGTGGCGCTGTATTGGGGCTACAGGTGGGGTCTTCTTCCTGTTTATCCAGCTCTTGATGTTGGTGGAGTTTGCTCACAGGTGGAACACAAATTG GAGTTCAGGGGTTGAGTACAATCGTCTTTGGTACGCAGCTTTGGCGTTTGTGACTCTGGTTCTCTTCACCATTGCCGTGGGAGCATTGGCCTTCATGGGGATGTACTACACTCACCCGGAGGCCTGTTTGTATAACAAGATCTTCCTCGGAATCAACGGCAGCCTCTGCCTTGTTGTGTCCATGTTGGCCATCTCTCCCTTCATACAGAAAT TGCAGCCCAAGTCTGGCCTTCTTCAACCAGCGGTCATCAGTGTTTACGTTATGTACCTCACCTTCTCAGCTTTCTCCAGCAAACCCAAAGAAG TGGTGGAAATTGACGGCGGAAACACAACCGTATGCGTGTTCCCCTTCAACACTGGGTCAGAGAGTGACAAGAAAATCGTCACTGTTGTGGGAGGCTTCTTCCTAGTTGGCTGCATCATATACTCTTG TCTGACCTCCACTACCAGGAGAAGCTCTGCAGCGCTCAGAGTGTATCGGAACTCCGAGCCGGAGGCAGAG AGAGCTCGCTGTTTCTTCTGCTGTGGAGATgacacag aggACTACGATGAGGAGAAAACTGGTTCAGGCCAGGATGTGATCTACGATGAGAAGGAGACAACCATCTATAATTATTCCTACTTCCACTTTGTCTTCTTCCTGGGCTCTCTTTATGTCATGATGGCTGTCACCAACTGGTTTCA CTACGATGGTCACAGGATCGAGAAGCTGTTGGATGGGAGCTGGTCGGTCTTCTGGCTCAAAATGGCCTCCTGTTGGGTCTGCCTCTTCCTGTATTTGATGACTCTAATTGCTCCTCTGATGTGCCCAAAGCGGTTTGAAGCCTAG
- the serinc5 gene encoding serine incorporator 5 isoform X2: MKAGENCSTLVGFSAVYKMCFGMACFFLFFCILTIRVRNSTGWRSAIHNGFWLLKFALLVGCCAAAFFLPDEDNFLKVWRCIGATGGVFFLFIQLLMLVEFAHRWNTNWSSGVEYNRLWYAALAFVTLVLFTIAVGALAFMGMYYTHPEACLYNKIFLGINGSLCLVVSMLAISPFIQKLQPKSGLLQPAVISVYVMYLTFSAFSSKPKEVVEIDGGNTTVCVFPFNTGSESDKKIVTVVGGFFLVGCIIYSCLTSTTRRSSAALRVYRNSEPEAERARCFFCCGDDTEDYDEEKTGSGQDVIYDEKETTIYNYSYFHFVFFLGSLYVMMAVTNWFHYDGHRIEKLLDGSWSVFWLKMASCWVCLFLYLMTLIAPLMCPKRFEA, from the exons ATGAAAGCGGGGGAGAACTGCAGCACTCTTGTTGGATTCTCAGCTGTTTACAAGATGTGCTTTGGAATGGCttgcttcttcctttttttctgtatccTCACCATACGAGTCAGAAACAGCACAGGCTGGAGGTCAGCCATTCATAACGG ATTTTGGTTATTGAAGTTTGCTTTGTTGGTGGGTTGCTGCGCTGCGGCATTCTTCCTGCCAGACGAGGACAACTTTTTGAAAG TGTGGCGCTGTATTGGGGCTACAGGTGGGGTCTTCTTCCTGTTTATCCAGCTCTTGATGTTGGTGGAGTTTGCTCACAGGTGGAACACAAATTG GAGTTCAGGGGTTGAGTACAATCGTCTTTGGTACGCAGCTTTGGCGTTTGTGACTCTGGTTCTCTTCACCATTGCCGTGGGAGCATTGGCCTTCATGGGGATGTACTACACTCACCCGGAGGCCTGTTTGTATAACAAGATCTTCCTCGGAATCAACGGCAGCCTCTGCCTTGTTGTGTCCATGTTGGCCATCTCTCCCTTCATACAGAAAT TGCAGCCCAAGTCTGGCCTTCTTCAACCAGCGGTCATCAGTGTTTACGTTATGTACCTCACCTTCTCAGCTTTCTCCAGCAAACCCAAAGAAG TGGTGGAAATTGACGGCGGAAACACAACCGTATGCGTGTTCCCCTTCAACACTGGGTCAGAGAGTGACAAGAAAATCGTCACTGTTGTGGGAGGCTTCTTCCTAGTTGGCTGCATCATATACTCTTG TCTGACCTCCACTACCAGGAGAAGCTCTGCAGCGCTCAGAGTGTATCGGAACTCCGAGCCGGAGGCAGAG AGAGCTCGCTGTTTCTTCTGCTGTGGAGATgacacag aggACTACGATGAGGAGAAAACTGGTTCAGGCCAGGATGTGATCTACGATGAGAAGGAGACAACCATCTATAATTATTCCTACTTCCACTTTGTCTTCTTCCTGGGCTCTCTTTATGTCATGATGGCTGTCACCAACTGGTTTCA CTACGATGGTCACAGGATCGAGAAGCTGTTGGATGGGAGCTGGTCGGTCTTCTGGCTCAAAATGGCCTCCTGTTGGGTCTGCCTCTTCCTGTATTTGATGACTCTAATTGCTCCTCTGATGTGCCCAAAGCGGTTTGAAGCCTAG